One Flagellimonas sp. CMM7 genomic region harbors:
- a CDS encoding RHS repeat-associated core domain-containing protein, translated as MKNYYIIAFAFLVSIFANAQSDNNLLVETNASASLNLCGENVTISITISNSSSEIATGVTFSTSLPIGVSHIPMASDYPLDSGSTIGNPIFMLPDVAGNSTLNFTYTIAGSCELLDEFDSTFGDETEFEVSNENTITYSLNNGSPNSFTGNSESYNVRFAELEVKVADDDVNLFTGVLEKDADGTVFTREIEVRNSGLGRLSEYTFYVDVDNRIEFSELSLGNQVLTPTSTGVSPTDPNVNRYAYTFSDFSTIGNGDAFFDQNESMIFNDSVALLPGTCESALETNYTVTWGCTNTVCNEGDQEATSIAFLSFVSGRPAIFNSSTASGQFRLLLTVIDSGDICGDDSEVEIGFENRGSGSTIPESDAAFNLVIRDFNLSSDFEYTIAGLTLTDEDLSDNFLVTIDDNPNFTTDPDGVGIGLDDIDKDGFYDDLPRGQILTLRLKLMPTWDAATFENVKSRILGLTRIYYQDNNCTPSNYNGNTNSMSYFLGERSAPSLDLPLELQTNDTATLIFNHDLRSPTISPSGLLSFGNYLSDFTLPEGYVLNEVRWISNFGSTQTFIPQALGNNQYRVLGGSTIGRYELDVTVGCSDGAPEISNVSWKMYLDACGDFTDLQLINLIDESEPIFTDYDSCNTGGGGGGSCDFATDSFDVQRNTFGYTPPTQVRNGEIYYTHGELATAAFVNASTPDINLEAAYPRDKVLFQAQGKVLANATARSYDRLYFEFAFNLPEGTSVAMLNHETNGQLQINGSTFPLTNPTTSIDGNNRITYLYEIVHSYNNVSEQNITVSNLELQFLNKSGLNLPFGVHDLSIFRAKFYGKRMGLQEFGCSTGSVGTTMSLLMPSFSTSTSFPSVLCNGRGQMTFLSISSATTGDDFPNEFRPLFLVDDYSTTLPAGYKFGLDGYFTQVSNSSFPNTNPELPMTNTNPLDSPQVDFTFENNTVLEASERFGQLNIIQIIEADCETNFQVPAFGASVSYPRSANYIDLLESDNPQNINGTGSRFYQDVPFTISPNTTQEGFEESVSWPVLFCNESTSFNGNMSGTWIALELKTDDLRTRLVGASSDPDGLFDYPVVFYGQTADGLPKGMLVQVGSISQSTCVTVYPRVEYINCENDAVQNIDLLSSWSCGEYPLDGANQATLDAIVSIKDPDVLSCQYRLDEQELTLRYKTGDLTWEVNRLEDQVDLCEALSYEVNVLSSKFANVYDTELTVTLPQGITPEDIANIQYEYDGVIGLVNVANFIEDNTTTSNNFKVKVSELVTSLLLADGTPGIGIGDNTIPGSRLAGKNEITFTINLVADCTMDPGIPVQFNLDGRTNCNDNINLLFNRLFPINGVVLPELTIDVAASDFLVCNTQNQVDIILENNDPNPDVAQQELRLTLPQGVVYGGIANGTPSPVQNGNVLTWDIGDINTNRTQSFSIFTDLTDFNTISFDYTVDVVQNGQATCVLDAQACNLEITTAQGTDNAAQITLPQVTITPITSTPVCEGTPVTVAVELVGVTDYTGYEFDWNIAPVSQNNNQFTFELTNTAQLQLSVSPLGNNSPSCTGNASLDVEVYPGGSIGMSLIEGITCVGQSNASVSVTTTGEAGTGFTEQQPFEIVSASPVGSVTIGQFVNNGETITVENLPQGPFSISFRDNYGCTFEQTLNIPTIGNPITNFCTTLLPCGVLSGDVTMSFDTADLHSVLNGSSYSAVVTDNQTGTDISNFTGNFPDTQTHVLNGVAPNAAYTLEISADNGCVYTRPFVIETYQVTVSQPTDEELCFANETKDIIVNINDNIPTCSSFAVPTYEVLFGVYDVDSPDRDFIGTPQTIGGITNQLDLNGLGEGNYKIVVRPDASGYTDDISACFVDRFFSITSSATFSATLNTIDPLCTGEASGSAEVVINGGSGTFNYEWEDQSGQVISTGYRAIGLAAGNYQVTVTNAEGCDAPVPLTFTLTDPDPLEAPFIEDVQTACEAIAGSGGPTASGYTSGTAPYTFRWYEILTTTDFEGIEVTNESFAYQETVPEGGTSTYIGITPGDYIVRITDANGCTAESLVTTVTQPEVARQYNINLSWQSRVIQENENPNPRTFEVDPIGPSNYKLALSAQVERCIAETQEVSRESVANFLKDIEQINDTVSLAYANNSDVYHYTLYYYDRAGNLVRTVPPAGVNVATDGDGNIARVPTNHTYVTGYDYNSISQLGSQNTPDGGTTNFLYNDIGQLLYSQNERQIADNAFSYSIYDELGRIIEAGEAQLAGKNFPVDFLVNDQADESVALSIPLAEKVEYIQTTFNDRATITYQGGEQRFLRNRVSQIYNLDKNGQESYTYYSYDPHGNVEWIVQDLPSIGQTTVAYEYDLISGNVNEVIFNIGRVDEYHHQYAYDEDNRIISVKTSKDGHLWDEDARYDYYLHGPLARTELGEDRIQGLDFTYTIHGWLKGINTPDLAQNAFNPDGVNTQGDAPNTHAQDEFGMALGYYGGDFARDGVFDSRLTAANPFVLVNQINGTNQDLYNGNISTWTAHTAAEAKAKNANSYVVGNAYQYDQLNRIKEATAQAFNEASQVFEPINGQTDAFKTNYSYDGNGNLLTLQRFKDDGQLMDDLAYNYDLTDPNLSNKLTHVNDGVGQVSAEINDLPNQNTDNYIYDAIGQLVRDNSEGLTYVWNTSGKVSEIVPDDTGDPNTQKVHMKFTYDGMGNRIVKQVNRLPYESGNGPQVNNPEAMETTYYSLDAQGNVMGIYKREDAKVFPGDATDTSYRATFKMSERPMYGSDRIGQDTRKEDIYSTVYNFSGETDYNAVMLEFVEQINSVALGNVLLAQQVDQDIFDTDGNLITVPGTNLTTTTVDGEFVELLYNSMLIQDADGTPVITDNNIFLIEDVEENPLGYGVVASSYFNTDPEDGVMLIYDTDGGLINGLQLINSDTAEAVDYLAKSVVVKNPARNDEFFLFYKDVTGNLHTATLSTASGSLEVVATVQLGSSNYGRHMAVVDDRQMQRAFVYATTHTEAVVDVDGNITTPPQATLVRFAIDGTGTITEEGAVLDPFESYDVQGSGELQVALDGNTLSMYNYTALATQWTGLGEAELRTWQLNEDWLPLQSSTQQTTIGGNIGKGSLINTGADLYYTQRAQEVSTNTETVRIIRVSDGQVLANDIGDLRANKNNKFYNFTQGADNGKEYNLTATNIVSLNNLPTSNNGTTGYQPYQPYTINGVTPAATNGVVYRNVGEKYYELKDHLGNVRVVVSDRKNLDTNGNTLSANVVSYNNYYPFGSPLPGRTFDSQEYRYGFNGKEKDDEIKGQGLHYDYGFRVYDPRLGKFLSVDPLSKTYPWYTPYQYAGNKPISSIDLDGLEEFHYVLFRDRKGETHLQLNHVDDVEWHSWTAGNRNTRKQVKHVNESQKFILHIEQEVFRNAGPGVPKAGFQYVALAVHGITAEQTAGLFFATDKERNEIINRANVQYGTDILKYFATAAASEVTGGVLGLAIQRMTRLADAALDMSAVKRNLISKADEALPAGADAVNASVKGTKVHTEWGKLLKEEFGDAIEIEKSFVKGEVVKGGKASKGGVRVDAILYDTKGKPFAIFDLKTGKAGLTTKRIKEIRSQLPAELKEIPILEIRPTATKSN; from the coding sequence ATGAAAAACTATTACATCATAGCATTTGCTTTTTTAGTAAGCATATTTGCGAATGCCCAGTCAGACAATAATCTATTGGTAGAGACCAATGCTTCGGCCTCATTGAATCTTTGCGGGGAAAACGTCACTATATCAATCACTATATCAAATTCTTCTTCTGAAATTGCAACTGGAGTCACCTTCTCCACGAGCTTACCTATTGGGGTTTCACATATTCCAATGGCAAGTGATTATCCATTGGATTCTGGGTCCACTATAGGAAATCCTATTTTCATGCTTCCAGATGTAGCGGGAAATTCTACTTTAAATTTTACCTATACCATTGCTGGTAGCTGCGAGCTTTTAGATGAGTTTGATAGTACCTTTGGTGATGAAACCGAATTTGAGGTGAGCAATGAGAATACCATCACCTATAGCCTTAATAATGGTTCCCCTAACAGTTTTACCGGTAACTCTGAATCCTATAACGTTCGTTTTGCCGAACTAGAAGTAAAAGTTGCTGATGATGATGTGAACCTTTTTACAGGAGTATTGGAAAAAGACGCAGATGGAACAGTCTTTACCCGTGAGATAGAGGTACGTAATTCAGGGCTTGGAAGACTATCTGAGTATACATTTTATGTAGACGTTGACAATCGTATTGAATTCTCTGAACTTTCCCTGGGGAACCAAGTGTTGACTCCTACTTCAACGGGTGTATCACCTACGGACCCTAATGTAAATAGATACGCTTATACTTTTTCCGATTTTTCAACAATCGGGAATGGAGATGCCTTTTTTGATCAAAATGAATCCATGATTTTCAATGATAGTGTAGCTTTACTCCCCGGTACTTGTGAATCTGCACTGGAGACTAATTATACAGTAACTTGGGGTTGTACTAACACCGTTTGTAATGAAGGAGATCAAGAGGCTACCTCTATTGCCTTTCTTTCCTTCGTTTCAGGTCGTCCTGCAATTTTCAATTCATCGACGGCTTCAGGGCAATTTAGATTGCTCTTGACGGTAATCGATTCAGGAGATATTTGTGGTGATGATAGTGAGGTTGAAATAGGCTTTGAAAATAGGGGTTCAGGTTCGACAATACCAGAATCTGATGCAGCCTTCAATTTAGTAATAAGGGATTTTAACCTTTCATCAGATTTTGAATATACTATTGCAGGGCTCACCTTGACCGATGAAGATTTATCAGATAACTTCCTTGTGACCATTGATGACAACCCAAATTTCACAACTGACCCTGATGGTGTTGGAATCGGATTGGATGATATTGATAAAGATGGTTTTTATGATGACCTTCCTAGAGGTCAAATATTAACACTCCGTCTTAAATTAATGCCCACATGGGATGCAGCAACTTTTGAAAATGTAAAGTCCCGAATATTGGGATTGACCCGAATTTATTATCAAGACAACAATTGTACCCCTTCAAATTATAATGGGAATACAAATTCGATGAGCTATTTCTTGGGTGAAAGAAGCGCACCATCACTTGATCTACCGCTAGAATTACAAACCAATGACACAGCCACTCTCATCTTTAATCATGATTTGAGAAGCCCTACCATTTCTCCAAGTGGATTACTTTCATTTGGTAATTATCTTTCTGATTTCACTTTACCAGAGGGATATGTATTGAATGAAGTTCGATGGATATCCAACTTTGGGTCTACACAAACATTTATACCACAAGCTTTGGGCAACAATCAATATCGTGTATTGGGAGGAAGCACCATTGGTCGTTATGAACTTGATGTTACCGTGGGTTGTAGTGACGGAGCCCCCGAAATAAGTAACGTTTCGTGGAAAATGTACTTAGATGCATGTGGAGACTTTACTGATTTACAATTAATAAATTTAATAGATGAATCAGAGCCTATATTTACAGATTATGATTCCTGTAATACTGGAGGAGGCGGTGGTGGTTCTTGCGATTTTGCCACCGATTCATTTGATGTACAAAGAAATACTTTTGGTTACACGCCTCCCACTCAGGTAAGAAATGGGGAAATTTATTATACACATGGCGAATTGGCAACAGCCGCTTTTGTGAATGCGTCCACTCCTGACATTAATCTAGAGGCTGCCTATCCTAGAGATAAGGTGTTGTTTCAGGCCCAGGGAAAAGTATTGGCCAATGCTACAGCTCGCAGTTATGACCGACTTTATTTTGAATTTGCATTTAATCTGCCGGAAGGTACAAGTGTAGCTATGCTGAACCATGAGACTAATGGGCAACTTCAAATTAATGGAAGTACTTTTCCTTTAACAAATCCAACAACCAGCATTGATGGTAACAATAGAATCACATATCTGTACGAGATAGTGCATAGTTACAATAACGTCAGTGAGCAAAATATTACGGTCTCCAATCTAGAGCTCCAGTTTTTGAACAAATCGGGTCTTAACTTACCCTTTGGTGTTCACGACCTATCAATTTTCCGTGCTAAATTTTATGGTAAAAGAATGGGACTTCAAGAATTTGGTTGTTCAACAGGCAGTGTTGGCACAACCATGTCACTTCTCATGCCATCTTTCTCAACGAGCACTAGCTTTCCAAGCGTTCTTTGCAACGGTAGAGGACAAATGACATTCTTGTCAATTAGTTCTGCAACTACTGGAGATGATTTTCCTAACGAATTTAGGCCTCTTTTTCTGGTAGATGATTATAGCACAACGTTGCCTGCTGGTTATAAGTTTGGGCTAGATGGATACTTTACCCAAGTCTCCAATAGCTCGTTCCCGAATACGAACCCTGAATTGCCAATGACCAATACTAATCCATTGGATTCACCTCAAGTTGATTTTACTTTTGAGAATAACACGGTTCTTGAGGCAAGTGAAAGATTCGGGCAATTGAACATAATTCAAATAATCGAAGCTGATTGTGAAACAAATTTTCAGGTGCCTGCATTCGGTGCTTCTGTATCTTATCCAAGATCGGCAAATTATATTGATCTATTGGAATCTGACAATCCTCAAAATATTAACGGAACGGGTTCAAGATTCTATCAAGATGTTCCATTTACAATTAGCCCTAATACTACCCAAGAAGGTTTTGAAGAATCCGTAAGTTGGCCGGTATTGTTTTGTAACGAATCGACTAGCTTTAATGGCAATATGTCAGGTACATGGATTGCTTTGGAGCTTAAAACTGATGATTTAAGAACCAGACTCGTAGGAGCATCGTCTGACCCTGACGGTTTGTTTGATTACCCTGTGGTTTTTTATGGGCAAACAGCAGATGGATTGCCCAAGGGCATGCTTGTTCAGGTCGGATCTATCTCGCAATCGACCTGTGTGACCGTTTACCCTAGGGTAGAATATATCAATTGTGAAAATGATGCAGTACAGAATATCGATCTACTTTCTAGTTGGAGCTGCGGGGAATACCCCTTGGATGGGGCGAATCAGGCTACCTTGGATGCTATTGTTTCCATTAAAGACCCGGATGTACTCTCATGTCAATACCGCTTGGATGAGCAAGAGCTTACCCTGCGCTATAAAACAGGTGATCTAACTTGGGAGGTCAACCGCTTGGAAGATCAAGTAGATTTATGTGAAGCCTTATCCTATGAGGTAAATGTGCTTAGTTCAAAATTTGCCAATGTTTACGATACAGAATTAACGGTGACCCTGCCACAGGGTATTACCCCAGAGGATATTGCCAACATTCAATATGAATACGACGGAGTGATTGGTTTGGTCAATGTGGCCAATTTTATAGAGGACAATACAACGACATCCAACAATTTTAAAGTTAAGGTTTCCGAATTGGTAACCAGTTTATTACTGGCTGACGGCACTCCAGGTATAGGTATTGGAGATAACACTATCCCTGGTTCACGCTTGGCCGGTAAAAATGAAATTACGTTCACTATAAATCTGGTGGCAGACTGTACCATGGATCCAGGTATTCCCGTGCAGTTCAATCTAGATGGCCGTACCAATTGCAATGACAATATCAACTTGTTGTTCAACCGATTGTTCCCCATCAATGGTGTTGTATTGCCCGAATTGACTATTGATGTGGCTGCAAGCGACTTTTTGGTGTGCAACACTCAAAACCAGGTTGACATCATTTTGGAAAACAATGACCCCAATCCCGATGTGGCCCAGCAAGAATTACGGTTGACCTTACCCCAAGGTGTAGTCTATGGTGGGATTGCCAATGGCACACCGTCACCTGTTCAAAATGGCAATGTGTTGACATGGGACATCGGCGATATAAATACTAATAGGACACAATCGTTCAGTATTTTCACTGACCTAACCGATTTCAATACCATTTCTTTTGATTATACGGTAGATGTGGTGCAGAATGGGCAGGCTACTTGCGTGCTCGACGCACAGGCTTGCAATTTGGAAATCACTACAGCTCAAGGCACGGACAATGCGGCACAGATCACCCTTCCACAGGTGACCATAACGCCCATAACGAGTACTCCTGTTTGTGAAGGGACACCAGTGACCGTGGCAGTGGAATTGGTAGGGGTTACCGATTATACAGGCTATGAATTTGATTGGAACATTGCTCCTGTCTCACAGAACAACAATCAATTCACATTTGAGTTGACCAATACAGCCCAATTACAGTTAAGTGTTTCTCCATTGGGGAACAATAGTCCATCCTGCACAGGAAATGCAAGTTTGGATGTGGAGGTGTATCCTGGGGGCAGTATTGGCATGAGCCTGATTGAAGGCATTACATGTGTAGGCCAGTCTAATGCAAGTGTCTCTGTTACCACCACTGGAGAGGCGGGTACAGGTTTTACAGAACAGCAGCCCTTTGAAATCGTGAGCGCTTCCCCTGTGGGTAGCGTGACCATTGGCCAATTCGTGAATAATGGTGAGACTATCACAGTAGAGAATCTTCCTCAAGGCCCTTTTAGCATTAGTTTTAGGGACAACTATGGTTGTACTTTTGAGCAGACCTTGAATATCCCAACCATTGGTAATCCAATTACTAATTTCTGTACAACCTTATTGCCATGCGGCGTTTTATCCGGCGACGTAACGATGAGTTTTGATACAGCCGATTTGCACAGTGTGTTAAACGGCTCTTCATACAGCGCCGTTGTAACCGACAATCAAACAGGAACCGATATTTCAAATTTTACAGGAAATTTCCCTGATACGCAAACCCATGTCCTTAACGGAGTTGCACCCAATGCCGCTTATACGTTGGAAATTAGTGCAGATAACGGTTGTGTATATACAAGACCTTTTGTTATTGAAACCTATCAAGTGACGGTCAGTCAACCTACTGACGAAGAACTTTGTTTTGCCAATGAGACCAAAGACATTATAGTAAATATAAATGACAACATTCCTACCTGTTCTTCTTTCGCGGTGCCTACCTATGAAGTATTGTTTGGGGTTTATGATGTAGATAGTCCAGATAGGGACTTTATAGGCACACCACAAACCATAGGTGGTATCACCAACCAGTTGGATTTGAACGGATTGGGAGAGGGCAATTATAAAATTGTGGTGAGACCTGATGCTTCAGGCTATACCGACGATATTTCTGCCTGTTTTGTAGATAGATTTTTTAGCATCACTTCAAGTGCGACCTTTTCTGCTACTTTAAACACCATAGATCCCTTATGCACCGGTGAAGCTTCGGGTAGTGCAGAAGTGGTTATCAATGGAGGCTCAGGTACCTTCAACTATGAGTGGGAGGACCAAAGTGGCCAGGTAATTTCAACAGGTTATAGGGCAATCGGTCTTGCAGCGGGTAACTATCAAGTTACTGTAACCAATGCTGAAGGCTGTGATGCTCCAGTGCCATTGACCTTTACATTGACCGATCCGGATCCATTGGAAGCCCCTTTTATTGAAGACGTGCAAACAGCCTGTGAGGCCATTGCGGGAAGTGGTGGCCCAACTGCATCAGGATATACTTCTGGGACCGCTCCCTATACCTTTAGGTGGTATGAAATTCTGACGACCACCGATTTTGAGGGTATCGAAGTAACCAATGAATCCTTTGCATATCAAGAAACAGTACCAGAGGGCGGCACTTCCACATATATAGGCATCACCCCAGGGGACTATATCGTAAGGATTACAGATGCTAACGGTTGTACTGCGGAAAGCTTGGTCACCACGGTAACACAGCCCGAAGTGGCACGCCAGTACAATATCAACCTATCATGGCAATCAAGGGTGATCCAAGAGAATGAAAACCCGAACCCACGAACTTTTGAGGTGGATCCCATTGGTCCATCAAACTATAAATTGGCATTGTCCGCCCAGGTGGAACGCTGTATTGCGGAGACTCAAGAAGTATCACGTGAGAGCGTAGCCAATTTCTTGAAAGATATAGAACAAATTAACGACACGGTCAGCTTGGCCTATGCCAATAATAGTGATGTGTACCATTATACGCTGTATTATTATGATCGTGCGGGCAACTTGGTACGTACCGTACCTCCTGCCGGAGTGAACGTGGCCACAGACGGCGATGGCAACATTGCGAGGGTGCCCACTAATCACACATACGTTACGGGCTACGATTACAATAGCATTTCGCAATTGGGCAGTCAAAACACCCCTGATGGTGGCACCACTAATTTCCTCTACAATGATATTGGGCAATTGCTATACTCACAAAACGAACGTCAAATTGCCGACAATGCGTTCTCATATAGCATTTACGATGAGTTAGGTAGAATCATTGAAGCAGGTGAAGCGCAATTGGCCGGAAAAAACTTTCCGGTAGATTTCTTGGTGAACGACCAAGCCGATGAAAGTGTGGCATTGTCCATCCCATTGGCAGAGAAAGTAGAATACATACAAACCACCTTTAACGATAGAGCCACTATTACCTATCAAGGCGGGGAACAACGGTTCTTGCGCAACCGCGTGAGCCAAATCTACAATCTAGACAAAAACGGCCAGGAAAGCTATACGTATTATAGCTACGACCCCCATGGGAATGTAGAGTGGATCGTACAAGACCTGCCATCCATTGGACAGACTACAGTGGCTTATGAATATGATTTAATATCCGGCAACGTGAATGAAGTAATCTTTAACATAGGTAGGGTTGATGAGTACCATCACCAATACGCTTATGATGAGGATAACCGTATTATCTCGGTAAAAACATCGAAAGACGGCCATCTTTGGGATGAGGATGCTCGATATGACTACTACCTGCACGGCCCATTGGCGCGTACGGAGCTGGGTGAAGACAGAATCCAAGGATTGGATTTCACCTACACCATCCACGGGTGGTTAAAGGGTATCAATACGCCCGATTTGGCTCAGAACGCCTTTAACCCAGATGGTGTGAATACCCAAGGCGATGCGCCCAATACCCATGCCCAAGATGAATTTGGGATGGCACTGGGCTATTACGGAGGTGATTTTGCCCGTGATGGGGTATTTGACAGCCGATTGACAGCCGCTAACCCATTCGTATTGGTCAATCAGATCAATGGAACAAATCAAGACCTATATAACGGAAACATCAGCACGTGGACGGCACATACGGCCGCAGAGGCAAAGGCCAAAAATGCAAACAGTTATGTGGTGGGCAATGCATACCAGTATGATCAGTTGAATCGTATCAAAGAAGCCACCGCCCAAGCCTTTAATGAGGCCAGTCAGGTGTTTGAACCGATCAACGGACAGACCGATGCCTTTAAGACCAATTACAGTTATGATGGCAATGGCAACTTATTGACCCTGCAACGCTTTAAGGACGATGGGCAGTTGATGGACGATTTGGCCTATAATTACGATTTGACAGACCCCAACCTGTCCAACAAATTGACCCATGTAAATGATGGTGTAGGACAGGTGAGTGCCGAAATTAACGATCTGCCCAATCAAAATACTGATAATTATATCTATGATGCCATTGGGCAGTTGGTACGTGATAATAGTGAAGGACTCACCTATGTATGGAACACCTCAGGCAAGGTATCCGAGATCGTTCCTGATGATACAGGAGATCCCAACACTCAAAAGGTGCATATGAAGTTTACCTATGATGGCATGGGCAACCGTATTGTGAAACAGGTGAACCGCTTACCCTATGAAAGCGGCAATGGCCCACAGGTGAACAATCCCGAGGCTATGGAGACCACCTATTACAGTTTGGATGCGCAAGGCAACGTGATGGGCATTTACAAGCGTGAAGATGCAAAAGTGTTCCCGGGTGATGCAACGGATACCAGTTATAGGGCCACTTTTAAAATGAGCGAACGCCCCATGTACGGTAGTGACCGCATTGGGCAAGATACCCGAAAAGAAGATATTTACAGTACGGTTTACAACTTTAGCGGTGAGACGGATTACAATGCCGTGATGCTGGAGTTTGTAGAGCAAATCAACAGTGTTGCCTTAGGCAATGTATTACTGGCACAACAAGTGGACCAAGATATTTTTGATACCGATGGAAATTTGATTACCGTACCGGGCACCAACCTGACCACTACCACAGTTGATGGTGAGTTTGTAGAGTTGCTATACAACAGTATGTTGATACAAGATGCCGACGGTACCCCAGTGATTACGGACAACAACATTTTCTTGATCGAAGATGTGGAAGAAAACCCCTTGGGGTATGGTGTGGTGGCCAGTAGCTATTTTAACACAGACCCAGAAGATGGGGTAATGCTAATCTACGATACCGATGGTGGGTTGATCAATGGCTTGCAATTGATCAATTCTGACACTGCAGAAGCGGTAGATTATCTGGCAAAAAGTGTGGTGGTAAAAAATCCGGCACGCAATGATGAGTTCTTCTTGTTCTATAAAGATGTAACGGGCAATTTGCACACAGCGACCTTAAGCACAGCTTCAGGCAGTTTAGAAGTAGTTGCCACCGTACAATTGGGCTCCAGCAACTATGGCCGCCATATGGCCGTGGTGGACGATCGCCAAATGCAGCGTGCCTTTGTATATGCCACAACGCATACCGAAGCGGTAGTCGATGTGGATGGAAACATTACCACACCACCACAGGCTACCCTGGTACGCTTTGCCATAGATGGTACAGGTACCATAACCGAAGAGGGTGCCGTATTGGATCCCTTTGAAAGCTATGATGTACAAGGAAGCGGAGAACTACAAGTGGCCTTGGATGGTAATACCCTGAGTATGTACAACTACACTGCCCTGGCCACACAGTGGACAGGCCTTGGCGAGGCCGAACTGCGTACATGGCAATTAAATGAAGATTGGTTACCTTTACAGAGCAGTACCCAACAAACAACCATTGGTGGGAATATTGGCAAAGGTTCTTTGATAAATACAGGAGCGGATTTGTATTATACCCAACGTGCACAAGAAGTAAGCACCAATACAGAGACCGTGCGGATTATACGGGTATCTGACGGGCAGGTATTGGCGAATGATATTGGTGATCTTAGGGCCAATAAGAATAACAAATTCTACAATTTTACCCAAGGAGCGGACAACGGAAAGGAGTATAACCTGACCGCCACCAATATTGTGAGCTTGAACAATTTACCAACTTCCAACAACGGTACCACAGGCTACCAGCCCTACCAACCCTATACCATTAATGGGGTGACCCCTGCGGCCACCAACGGGGTGGTGTACCGTAATGTAGGAGAAAAATATTATGAGCTTAAAGACCATTTAGGCAATGTTAGGGTTGTTGTGAGTGACAGAAAGAATTTAGACACTAATGGTAATACCCTTTCAGCGAACGTGGTAAGCTACAATAATTACTACCCCTTCGGTTCCCCCCTACCAGGTCGAACTTTCGATTCACAAGAATACCGCTACGGGTTCAATGGAAAAGAAAAGGATGATGAGATTAAGGGCCAAGGATTGCACTATGATTACGGTTTTAGGGTATATGATCCCCGCTTGGGCAAATTTTTAAGCGTAGACCCTCTATCCAAGACATATCCGTGGTACACACCCTACCAATATGCAGGTAACAAGCCCATCAGTTCCATTGATTTGGATGGTTTGGAAGAGTTCCATTATGTCTTGTTCAGGGACCGTAAGGGCGAAACACACCTCCAACTAAACCATGTCGATGATGTTGAGTGGCACAGTTGGACGGCAGGCAATAGAAATACCAGAAAACAGGTGAAGCATGTGAACGAGTCCCAAAAGTTTATTCTGCACATAGAACAAGAGGTATTCAGAAATGCTGGGCCCGGTGTTCCAAAAGCTGGTTTTCAGTATGTAGCATTGGCCGTGCATGGGATTACTGCCGAACAGACCGCAGGCCTCTTTTTTGCAACGGACAAAGAACGGAACGAAATCATCAATAGGGCCAATGTCCAATATGGCACAGATATTTTAAAGTATTTTGCCACCGCTGCTGCAAGTGAGGTTACAGGGGGCGTTTTGGGCTTAGCCATACAACGTATGACAAGACTTGCGGATGCCGCTTTGGACATGAGTGCGGTAAAGCGCAATTTGATCAGCAAGGCAGATGAAGCGCTCCCTGCTGGCGCAGATGCTGTAAATGCTTCGGTCAAGGGAACCAAGGTTCATACGGAATGGGGCAAGTTGCTTAAAGAAGAATTTGGTGATGCAATAGAAATAGAAAAATCATTTGTGAAAGGAGAAGTGGTCAAAGGAGGTAAAGCATCAAAAGGAGGTGTACGTGTAGATGCTATTTTATATGATACCAAAGGCAAACCATTTGCGATTTTTGATCTTAAAACAGGGAAAGCTGGGTTGACAACCAAGAGAATAAAGGAAATTAGAAGCCAATTGCCTGCTGAACTTAAAGAAATACCAATACTAGAAATCAGACCAACGGCTACTAAATCAAATTAG